From a single Sinorhizobium sp. RAC02 genomic region:
- a CDS encoding extracellular solute-binding protein gives MHSAFGRTLFTAALALSLAVATGAKAQETKEPVWRSGISTIGELKHPNGFERFDYVNPDAPKGGELKLSESGTYDTFNPVLSKGEPATAVTSLVFDTLLKSAEDEITASYGLLAEGVSYPDDISSATFRLRAEAKWADGKPVAPEDVVYSFDMVKEHHPLFANYYRHVVSAEKTGERDITFHFDEKNNRELPNILGQFPIIPKHWWEGQDGKGNKRDISKTTLEPVMGSGPYKIASFQAGGSIRFERRDDYWGKDLNVNVGQHNFGTITYTFFNDKTVEFEAFRGGNVDFYRDNSASNWATRYDFPAVKDGRVVREAIENPLRATGIMQAFVPNLRRDKFKDQRVREALNYAFDFEDLNRNLAHNAYQRVDSYFWNTELASSGLPEGREKEILDELKDKVPAAVFTTPYTNPVNGDTQKVRENLRKALALFKEAGYELKGNKLVNSKTSEPFGFEILLSNPSFERTVSPFVNSVKKIGIDARMRTVDASQYTNRVRSFDYDMIYGIWAQTLVPGNEQSDYWGSASVDQPGSKNYAGIADPAIDDLIKKIIFASDRDELIATTRALDRVLLAHHYVIPLFYSKAQRVAYWNHLTHPQELPYYGIGFPDVWWSKNAAK, from the coding sequence ATGCACTCAGCCTTCGGGAGAACCTTGTTCACAGCGGCGCTGGCTTTGTCACTGGCGGTCGCGACCGGCGCGAAGGCCCAGGAAACGAAAGAACCGGTCTGGCGCAGCGGCATCTCGACGATCGGCGAGCTGAAGCACCCGAACGGTTTTGAGCGCTTCGATTACGTCAATCCCGATGCGCCGAAGGGCGGCGAACTGAAACTCTCCGAAAGCGGCACCTACGACACGTTCAACCCGGTCCTTTCGAAGGGCGAACCGGCGACTGCTGTTACATCACTCGTCTTCGATACGCTGCTAAAATCCGCCGAGGACGAGATCACCGCCTCCTACGGCCTGCTGGCCGAGGGCGTTTCTTATCCGGACGACATTTCGTCTGCCACCTTTCGGCTTCGCGCGGAGGCGAAGTGGGCGGACGGCAAGCCGGTGGCGCCGGAGGATGTGGTCTATTCCTTCGACATGGTGAAGGAGCACCATCCGCTGTTCGCCAACTACTATCGCCATGTAGTGTCAGCCGAAAAAACCGGCGAGCGTGATATTACCTTCCACTTCGACGAGAAGAACAACCGCGAACTGCCGAACATTCTTGGCCAGTTTCCGATCATTCCCAAGCATTGGTGGGAAGGTCAGGACGGCAAGGGCAACAAGCGTGATATCAGCAAGACAACGCTGGAGCCGGTTATGGGCTCCGGGCCGTACAAGATAGCGTCATTTCAGGCCGGCGGTTCCATCCGCTTCGAGCGACGAGACGATTACTGGGGCAAGGACCTCAACGTGAATGTCGGTCAGCACAATTTCGGCACGATCACCTACACGTTCTTCAACGACAAGACCGTTGAGTTCGAGGCTTTCCGCGGCGGCAACGTCGACTTCTACCGAGACAACAGCGCTAGCAATTGGGCGACTCGCTATGATTTTCCGGCCGTGAAGGATGGCCGCGTGGTGCGCGAGGCGATCGAGAATCCGCTACGTGCCACCGGCATCATGCAGGCCTTCGTGCCGAACCTGCGCCGCGACAAATTCAAGGACCAGAGGGTGCGTGAGGCACTGAACTACGCCTTCGACTTCGAAGATCTGAACCGCAACCTCGCCCACAATGCCTACCAGCGCGTCGACAGCTACTTCTGGAACACCGAGCTTGCCTCCTCCGGCCTGCCCGAGGGCCGCGAGAAGGAGATTCTGGACGAACTGAAGGACAAGGTTCCCGCCGCCGTCTTCACCACGCCCTACACCAACCCCGTCAATGGCGATACGCAGAAGGTGCGCGAAAACCTGCGCAAGGCACTCGCCCTCTTTAAGGAGGCCGGCTACGAGCTGAAGGGAAATAAGCTGGTGAATTCGAAGACCAGCGAGCCTTTCGGCTTCGAGATTCTTCTTTCCAACCCCTCCTTCGAGCGCACGGTTTCGCCCTTCGTCAACAGCGTAAAGAAGATCGGCATCGATGCCCGCATGCGCACCGTCGACGCCTCGCAATACACCAACCGCGTTCGAAGCTTCGATTATGACATGATCTATGGCATCTGGGCGCAGACCCTGGTGCCGGGCAACGAGCAAAGCGACTACTGGGGTTCGGCCTCGGTCGACCAGCCGGGCTCGAAGAACTATGCCGGCATTGCTGATCCGGCGATCGACGACCTGATCAAGAAAATCATCTTCGCGTCTGACCGGGACGAGCTGATCGCGACGACCCGTGCGCTAGACCGCGTGCTGCTGGCGCATCACTACGTCATACCGCTTTTCTACTCCAAGGCGCAGCGCGTCGCCTACTGGAACCACCTGACCCATCCGCAAGAACTGCCCTACTACGGCATTGGCTTCCCGGATGTGTGGTGGTCGAAAAATGCCGCGAAATGA
- the mepA gene encoding penicillin-insensitive murein endopeptidase has translation MPVHTLISRLTTCLIAAGLALTALAQPLAAEERPAKELFGSKRLPAKMATASYGSYAKGCIAGAVAIPTDGPAWQAMRLSRNRRWGHPQMIALLEEFSQDAQQLGWPGLLLGDISQPRGGPMLSGHASHQVGLDADIWFTPMPDRRLSAQERDELPFTSMLDKSKFLTVDSRRWTSTHARLVMKAASYPQVERVFVNPAIKKKLCDTWQGDRSLLGKVRPIYGHDEHFHIRIKCPEGVAGCKPQAKVAAGDGCDASLDWWFTKEPWAKPKPKKDAKPVKPWYLKLSDLPKACGTVLAGASPASEQEVTYQGNGGNSTALAFSSGGGSAGRTIESVIAADTALPAIVPIPIPRPLQ, from the coding sequence ATGCCCGTGCATACCCTGATTTCCCGCCTGACCACCTGCCTGATCGCCGCCGGCCTTGCGCTGACCGCACTTGCCCAGCCACTGGCTGCCGAAGAACGCCCCGCCAAGGAGCTTTTCGGATCAAAACGGCTGCCGGCCAAGATGGCGACGGCCTCCTATGGCTCCTATGCCAAGGGCTGCATTGCCGGCGCGGTGGCGATCCCGACGGACGGCCCGGCCTGGCAGGCGATGCGCCTGTCGCGCAACCGGCGCTGGGGCCATCCGCAGATGATCGCGCTTCTGGAAGAGTTCTCCCAGGACGCCCAGCAACTCGGCTGGCCGGGGCTTTTGCTCGGCGATATTTCGCAGCCGCGCGGCGGACCGATGCTGTCGGGCCATGCCTCGCATCAGGTCGGTCTCGATGCCGACATCTGGTTCACGCCGATGCCTGACCGGCGACTGTCCGCACAGGAGCGCGACGAACTGCCCTTCACCTCCATGCTCGACAAGAGCAAGTTCCTGACGGTCGATTCGCGGCGCTGGACCTCCACCCATGCCCGTCTCGTCATGAAGGCGGCGAGCTATCCACAGGTCGAGCGCGTCTTCGTCAATCCGGCGATCAAGAAGAAGCTCTGCGACACCTGGCAGGGCGACCGTTCGCTGCTCGGCAAGGTGCGGCCGATCTACGGCCATGACGAGCACTTCCACATCCGTATCAAGTGCCCGGAAGGGGTCGCGGGCTGCAAGCCGCAGGCGAAGGTGGCAGCCGGCGACGGCTGCGATGCCTCGCTTGACTGGTGGTTCACCAAGGAGCCATGGGCAAAGCCCAAACCGAAGAAGGACGCCAAGCCCGTCAAGCCCTGGTACCTCAAGCTCTCGGACCTGCCGAAGGCGTGCGGCACGGTGCTCGCCGGCGCCTCGCCGGCCTCCGAGCAGGAGGTGACCTATCAGGGCAATGGCGGCAACTCGACGGCGCTCGCCTTCTCGAGCGGCGGCGGAAGTGCAGGCCGCACGATCGAATCGGTCATTGCCGCCGACACCGCGCTGCCCGCCATCGTGCCGATCCCGATTCCGCGCCCGCTTCAATAG
- a CDS encoding methylglyoxal synthase: MSRQKCIALIAHDEKKDDMAAFALQNEKVLAQARIVATGTTGGRVLEACPSLDVTRLKSGPLGGDQQIGALIATGEVDLLIFFVDPLTPMPHDVDVKALMRLAIVYDIPMALNRATAEHLLDFAGD, encoded by the coding sequence ATGTCGCGCCAGAAATGCATCGCGCTCATCGCCCATGATGAAAAGAAGGACGACATGGCGGCCTTCGCGCTGCAGAACGAAAAGGTGCTGGCGCAGGCAAGAATCGTCGCCACCGGCACGACCGGCGGCCGGGTGCTGGAAGCCTGCCCCAGCCTCGACGTGACCCGGCTGAAGAGCGGCCCGCTCGGTGGCGACCAGCAGATCGGCGCACTGATTGCGACCGGCGAGGTCGATCTCCTGATCTTCTTCGTCGATCCGCTCACCCCCATGCCGCATGACGTGGACGTCAAGGCGTTGATGCGGCTTGCCATCGTCTACGACATTCCGATGGCGCTGAACCGGGCGACGGCCGAACACCTGCTCGACTTTGCCGGCGATTGA
- a CDS encoding glucokinase, whose protein sequence is MARPSDNETNLPFPILVGDIGGTNARFALLVDVFAEPKQFPIVQTADFANIDDALQQCILDKSSVQPRSAILALAGPIEGDEVPLTNCPWVVRPRDMIANLGFEDVLLVNDFEAQALATASLGEGDREKIGPGIERNAASRAVLGPGTGLGVAGLVHARHTWFPVPGEGGHVDVGPRSERDYQIWPFLEPIEGRISAEQLLCGRGIMNIYRAISAADGVDAPLATPADVTSKALAQEGRAAIETVSLFSTYLGRVAGDMAMIFMAKGGVFLAGGISQKILPALRGPEFRAAFEDKAPHSALLKSIPTYVVTHPVAALAGLAAFARMPDRFGVATEGRHWKR, encoded by the coding sequence ATGGCAAGGCCGAGCGACAACGAAACGAACCTCCCCTTCCCCATCCTCGTCGGCGATATCGGCGGCACCAATGCGCGTTTCGCGCTGCTGGTCGACGTCTTCGCCGAGCCGAAACAGTTTCCGATCGTCCAGACTGCCGACTTTGCCAATATCGACGATGCGCTCCAGCAGTGCATCCTCGACAAGAGCTCGGTCCAGCCGCGCTCGGCGATCCTGGCGCTCGCCGGCCCGATCGAGGGCGACGAAGTGCCCTTGACCAACTGCCCCTGGGTGGTGCGGCCGCGTGACATGATCGCCAATCTCGGCTTCGAGGATGTGTTGCTCGTCAACGATTTCGAGGCGCAGGCGCTCGCTACTGCCTCGCTCGGCGAGGGCGACCGCGAAAAAATCGGCCCCGGGATCGAGCGCAACGCCGCCTCGCGCGCCGTGCTCGGCCCCGGCACCGGGCTCGGCGTTGCCGGCCTCGTCCACGCCCGCCACACCTGGTTCCCGGTTCCCGGCGAAGGCGGCCATGTCGATGTCGGCCCGCGCAGCGAGCGCGACTACCAGATCTGGCCGTTCCTGGAGCCGATCGAGGGCCGCATCTCCGCCGAACAACTGCTGTGCGGCCGTGGCATCATGAACATCTACCGCGCCATCTCCGCCGCCGACGGCGTCGACGCGCCGCTCGCCACGCCTGCCGACGTGACATCCAAGGCGCTGGCACAAGAGGGCCGCGCGGCGATCGAGACCGTCTCGCTGTTTTCGACCTATCTCGGCCGCGTCGCCGGCGACATGGCGATGATCTTCATGGCGAAAGGCGGCGTGTTCCTCGCCGGCGGCATCTCGCAAAAAATCCTGCCCGCATTGCGCGGACCGGAGTTCCGCGCCGCTTTCGAGGACAAAGCACCGCACAGCGCGCTCTTGAAATCGATCCCGACCTATGTGGTCACCCACCCGGTCGCGGCCCTTGCCGGTCTTGCCGCTTTCGCGCGCATGCCGGACCGTTTTGGTGTTGCAACCGAGGGACGCCACTGGAAAAGGTGA
- a CDS encoding ABC transporter ATP-binding protein yields MADKSRTERPHVSSDTVATVLKRIIAENGREHVRGYVIAILCLAVVAGTTGFTAWIMEAVVNEAFANKRADLVAIICVSIFIAFVLRGFATYFQAVILSKIGNNIVARYQRRLYSHLMALSVGFFNESRSAYLAAQISQNVTGIRDVLNMTVTSVARDFLTLVALIGVMISKDWLLTLIVFVIAPPLILGLRYVSRRLRSATRESVELNSHVLGAMQETIQGIAIVKAFTMEGQLRTKVEGIIDRAESRSNRIARLTERTAPMTETFAGFAISGVLAYAAYRSIYGGVLPGAFFSFVTALLMAYDPAKRLARLQVSMERAVVNARMIYEILDLQPRQADRPDAKPLDISDATITFQNVRFGYSETETILKGVTFTAEGGKTTALVGPSGAGKSTVISLIPRFYDPVEGEILIDGQDIAHVTKQSLRNAIAYVSQQPYLFEGTIRDNIRYGRPDATDADIEEAARHAYAHDFILAQPLGYETPVGENGVTLSGGQRQRLSIARALVRNAPILLLDEATSALDTESEQAVQKALDEAMSGRTVVVIAHRLSTVVRADKIIVMQDGKVAEEGSHEALAGRDNGLYARLNSLQAPAGITGK; encoded by the coding sequence TTGGCCGATAAGAGTCGAACCGAGCGCCCCCATGTCAGCTCCGACACCGTCGCCACCGTGCTCAAGCGCATCATCGCCGAAAATGGCCGCGAGCACGTCCGCGGCTATGTGATCGCCATTCTTTGCCTGGCCGTGGTGGCCGGTACGACCGGCTTTACCGCCTGGATCATGGAAGCGGTGGTCAACGAGGCCTTCGCCAACAAGCGCGCCGACCTCGTCGCCATCATCTGCGTCTCGATCTTCATTGCCTTCGTGCTGCGCGGCTTTGCCACCTATTTCCAGGCCGTCATCCTGTCGAAGATCGGCAACAACATCGTCGCGCGTTACCAGCGACGCCTCTATTCGCATCTGATGGCGCTCAGCGTCGGCTTTTTCAACGAGTCGCGCTCGGCCTACCTTGCCGCCCAGATCAGCCAGAACGTCACGGGCATCCGCGACGTGCTCAATATGACGGTGACCTCCGTCGCCCGCGATTTCCTGACCCTCGTCGCCCTCATCGGCGTGATGATCTCCAAGGACTGGCTGCTGACGCTGATCGTCTTCGTCATCGCGCCGCCGCTGATCCTCGGCCTGCGTTATGTTTCCAGGCGCCTGCGCAGCGCGACACGCGAATCCGTCGAGCTCAACAGCCACGTTCTCGGCGCCATGCAGGAAACCATCCAGGGCATCGCCATCGTCAAGGCCTTCACCATGGAGGGCCAGCTCAGGACGAAGGTCGAGGGCATCATCGACCGGGCCGAGAGCCGCTCCAACCGCATCGCGCGGCTGACCGAGCGCACCGCGCCGATGACCGAAACCTTCGCCGGCTTTGCCATTTCCGGCGTGCTCGCCTATGCGGCCTACCGCTCGATCTATGGCGGCGTGCTGCCGGGTGCCTTCTTCTCCTTCGTGACGGCCCTGCTGATGGCCTATGACCCGGCCAAGCGCCTTGCCCGCCTGCAGGTCTCGATGGAGCGCGCAGTCGTGAACGCCCGGATGATCTACGAGATCCTCGATCTGCAACCGCGCCAGGCCGACCGGCCGGATGCCAAGCCGCTCGACATCTCCGACGCCACGATCACCTTCCAGAATGTGCGCTTCGGCTATTCGGAGACCGAGACGATCCTGAAGGGCGTGACCTTCACCGCCGAGGGCGGCAAGACGACCGCGCTCGTCGGCCCGTCCGGCGCCGGCAAGTCGACGGTGATCAGCCTCATTCCGCGCTTCTACGATCCGGTAGAGGGCGAGATCCTAATCGACGGCCAGGACATCGCCCATGTCACCAAGCAGTCGCTCAGGAACGCCATCGCCTACGTTTCGCAGCAGCCCTATCTGTTCGAAGGCACGATCCGCGACAACATCCGCTACGGCCGCCCGGACGCGACGGATGCGGACATCGAGGAAGCCGCGCGCCACGCCTATGCGCACGATTTCATTCTCGCCCAGCCGCTCGGCTACGAGACGCCCGTCGGCGAAAATGGCGTGACGCTTTCCGGCGGCCAGCGCCAGCGGCTGTCGATCGCCCGCGCGCTGGTGCGCAATGCGCCGATCCTGCTGCTCGACGAGGCAACCTCGGCGCTCGACACCGAATCGGAACAGGCCGTGCAGAAGGCGCTGGACGAAGCGATGAGCGGGCGCACTGTCGTCGTCATCGCGCACCGGCTGTCGACGGTCGTGCGCGCCGACAAGATCATCGTGATGCAGGACGGCAAGGTCGCCGAAGAGGGCTCGCATGAGGCGCTTGCAGGCCGCGACAACGGCCTCTACGCTCGCCTCAACAGCCTCCAGGCACCGGCGGGCATCACCGGCAAGTAG
- the dapB gene encoding 4-hydroxy-tetrahydrodipicolinate reductase, with protein MSGNAMKLVVVGAAGRMGQTLIRTIHAIEGAEVFAAIEREGSPFIGRDAGELAGLGPIGVKITDKPLEAFVAAEGVLDFTAPAASIEFSGLAAQARIVHVIGTTGCSAADDEKIKAAARHARIVKSGNMSLGVNLLGVLTETAARALGPTDWDIEVLEMHHKYKVDAPSGTALLLGNAAAKGRGISLAENSVRVRDGHTGPRPAGTIGFATLRGGSVIGDHSVMIAGEGEMVTLSHSATDRSIFARGAVQAALWARDRKPGLYSMLDVLGLN; from the coding sequence ATGAGCGGCAACGCAATGAAGCTGGTCGTCGTGGGCGCTGCGGGCCGCATGGGCCAGACGCTGATCCGGACGATCCACGCCATCGAGGGCGCGGAGGTGTTTGCCGCGATCGAACGCGAGGGATCGCCCTTCATCGGCCGTGATGCCGGCGAACTCGCCGGCCTCGGCCCGATCGGCGTCAAGATCACCGACAAGCCGCTGGAAGCCTTCGTCGCGGCAGAAGGCGTGCTCGACTTCACTGCACCGGCTGCATCCATCGAATTTTCCGGTCTCGCCGCCCAGGCGCGCATCGTGCATGTGATCGGCACCACCGGCTGCTCGGCCGCGGATGACGAGAAGATCAAGGCCGCCGCCCGCCATGCCCGCATCGTCAAATCCGGCAATATGAGCCTCGGCGTCAACCTGCTCGGCGTGCTGACGGAAACCGCCGCACGGGCGCTTGGCCCCACCGACTGGGACATCGAAGTGCTGGAAATGCACCACAAGTACAAGGTCGATGCACCCTCCGGCACCGCCCTGCTGCTCGGCAATGCCGCCGCCAAGGGCCGCGGCATTTCGCTTGCCGAGAATTCCGTGCGCGTGCGCGACGGCCATACCGGCCCGCGCCCTGCCGGCACGATCGGCTTTGCGACGCTGCGCGGCGGCTCGGTCATCGGCGACCACTCGGTGATGATAGCCGGCGAAGGCGAGATGGTGACGCTGTCGCACAGCGCGACCGACCGCTCGATTTTTGCGCGCGGCGCGGTGCAGGCGGCCCTCTGGGCGCGCGACAGGAAACCCGGCCTCTATTCCATGCTCGACGTGCTCGGGCTCAACTGA
- a CDS encoding 2,3-bisphosphoglycerate-dependent phosphoglycerate mutase, translated as MSGTLVLVRHGQSEWNLKNLFTGWRDPDLTALGVEEAKTGGKAIAETGIKFDIAFTSDLSRAQKTLTLILDEIGQQGLETIRDQALNERDYGDLSGLNKDDAREKWGEEQVHIWRRSYDVPPPGGESLRDTGARVWPYYLTEILPRVLRGEKVLVAAHGNSLRSLVMVLDKLTKEEILKLNLATGVPMVYTLNADSTVASKDVLGDMSGAH; from the coding sequence ATGAGCGGAACCCTCGTCCTCGTTCGCCACGGCCAGAGCGAATGGAACCTGAAAAATCTCTTCACCGGCTGGCGTGATCCGGACCTGACGGCGCTCGGCGTCGAAGAGGCCAAGACCGGCGGCAAGGCGATCGCCGAGACCGGCATCAAGTTCGATATCGCATTCACGTCGGACCTCTCCCGCGCCCAGAAGACGCTGACGCTCATTCTCGACGAGATCGGCCAGCAGGGCCTGGAGACGATCCGCGACCAGGCGCTGAACGAGCGCGACTACGGCGACCTTTCCGGCCTGAACAAGGACGATGCCCGCGAAAAGTGGGGTGAGGAGCAGGTCCATATCTGGCGCCGTTCCTACGACGTACCGCCGCCGGGCGGCGAGAGCCTGCGCGACACCGGCGCCCGCGTCTGGCCCTACTATCTCACGGAAATCCTGCCCCGCGTACTGCGCGGCGAAAAGGTGCTCGTTGCCGCGCACGGCAACTCGCTGCGTTCGCTCGTCATGGTGCTCGACAAGCTGACGAAGGAAGAGATCCTGAAGCTCAACCTCGCGACCGGCGTGCCGATGGTCTACACGCTGAATGCCGACTCCACCGTCGCATCGAAGGACGTGCTCGGCGACATGTCGGGCGCGCACTAA
- a CDS encoding HAD family hydrolase: MSSSARPVFDRTFSAFLFDMDGTIINSIPATERVWSNWARKHGLDVATFLPTMHGVRGIDTITRLGLPGVDPVAEAKEVEQQEMDDVEGIVPISGAIDFLKSLPAGRWGIVTSAPVALARRRLTATGIPLPEVIVTADDVTKGKPAPDGYRLGAQKLGFDSADCLVFEDVPAGILAGEGAGAHVVVMTATHHHPIETGHPLLQNYDGVSVEQDADGKLRLLRAAG, from the coding sequence TTGTCTTCTTCCGCTCGCCCCGTTTTCGACCGCACCTTCTCCGCCTTCCTTTTCGACATGGACGGCACGATCATCAACTCCATTCCGGCAACGGAGCGGGTGTGGAGCAACTGGGCGCGCAAGCACGGTCTCGACGTCGCGACCTTCCTGCCGACCATGCACGGCGTGCGCGGCATCGACACGATCACGCGGCTTGGCCTGCCGGGCGTCGACCCGGTCGCGGAAGCAAAGGAGGTCGAGCAGCAGGAGATGGACGACGTCGAGGGTATTGTGCCGATTTCCGGCGCGATCGATTTTCTGAAATCGCTTCCGGCCGGCCGCTGGGGCATCGTCACCTCCGCGCCGGTGGCGCTCGCCCGCCGCCGCCTCACGGCAACCGGCATCCCGTTGCCCGAGGTCATCGTGACGGCGGACGATGTGACGAAGGGCAAGCCGGCGCCGGATGGCTACCGGCTTGGCGCACAAAAGCTCGGATTTGATTCGGCCGATTGCCTGGTTTTCGAAGACGTGCCGGCCGGGATTCTTGCGGGCGAAGGGGCCGGCGCCCATGTCGTCGTCATGACGGCGACGCACCATCACCCGATCGAAACGGGCCATCCGCTGCTGCAAAACTACGATGGCGTGAGCGTCGAGCAGGACGCCGACGGCAAGCTCAGGCTGCTGCGCGCCGCAGGCTGA
- the recF gene encoding DNA replication/repair protein RecF — MPHKVSLSRLKLTDFRNYAGLSLPLDGRHVVLTGQNGAGKTNLMEAVSLLSPGRGLRRAAYGDVVRAGAEAGFSIFATLDGMMDEVDIGTGTEGGDEGQARKLRLNGTPARTVDELLDHLRVLWLTPSMDGLFTGPSADRRRFLDRLVLSLDPEHGRRAADFEKAMRGRNRLLSEPRPDPAWLTALEKQMAELGIAMAHARYELVGLLSGLVEAARDDGPFPSATMRLSGFLDEEWQRPAYEIEDIYLDMLRSGRYRDAAAGRTLDGPHRADLLIRHREKDMEAERCSTGEQKALLVGLILAHAGLVGGMTGHAPVLLLDEIAAHLDEGRRAALFDRVDALGGQAFMTGTDRSMFDALGERAQFLTVSNGGIVT; from the coding sequence ATGCCGCACAAGGTTTCGCTCTCCCGCCTCAAGCTCACGGATTTCCGCAATTATGCGGGCCTGTCGCTGCCGCTCGACGGCCGGCATGTCGTGCTGACCGGGCAGAACGGTGCCGGCAAGACCAACCTGATGGAAGCGGTCTCGCTGCTCTCCCCCGGTCGCGGCCTGCGGCGCGCCGCCTATGGCGATGTCGTGCGTGCTGGTGCCGAGGCCGGCTTCTCCATCTTCGCGACGCTCGACGGCATGATGGACGAGGTGGATATCGGCACGGGCACGGAAGGCGGCGACGAGGGGCAGGCGCGAAAACTCCGGCTGAACGGCACGCCGGCCCGCACCGTCGACGAGTTGCTCGATCATCTGCGCGTCCTGTGGCTGACGCCCTCCATGGACGGCCTGTTCACCGGCCCCTCCGCCGACCGCCGCCGCTTCCTCGACCGGCTCGTGCTGTCGCTCGATCCCGAACACGGCCGGCGCGCGGCGGATTTCGAAAAGGCCATGCGCGGCCGCAACCGGCTGCTCTCCGAGCCACGGCCCGACCCTGCCTGGCTGACGGCGCTGGAAAAGCAGATGGCCGAACTCGGCATCGCCATGGCGCATGCCCGCTACGAACTCGTCGGCCTGCTGTCCGGTCTGGTGGAGGCGGCGCGCGACGACGGGCCATTCCCTTCCGCAACGATGCGGCTTTCCGGCTTTCTCGACGAAGAATGGCAGCGGCCGGCCTACGAGATCGAAGACATCTATCTCGACATGCTGCGAAGCGGGCGCTACCGCGATGCCGCCGCCGGCCGCACGCTGGACGGCCCGCACCGCGCCGACCTCCTCATCCGCCACCGCGAGAAAGACATGGAGGCCGAGCGCTGCTCAACGGGCGAGCAGAAGGCGCTGCTCGTCGGCCTCATCCTCGCCCATGCCGGCCTCGTCGGCGGCATGACCGGCCATGCCCCGGTGCTGCTGCTCGACGAGATCGCCGCCCATCTCGACGAGGGCCGGCGCGCCGCCCTGTTCGACCGGGTCGACGCACTCGGCGGCCAGGCCTTCATGACCGGCACCGACCGGTCGATGTTCGATGCGCTCGGCGAGCGCGCGCAGTTTCTCACCGTCTCGAATGGAGGCATTGTGACATGA
- the moeB gene encoding molybdopterin-synthase adenylyltransferase MoeB, with protein MTDPLSAAEIDRYRRHIVLAEIGGAGQQKLKQANVLIIGAGGLGAPVIQYLAAAGIGHIGVLDDDTVSLSNLQRQIIHDTAGIGMAKIASAETAVTRLNPHVRFSGIAERLTADNAASLLAGYDILVDGSDNFDTRYASADAAEAARIPLVTGAVGRFDGSLTVLKPYEQSADGRLNPGYRDLFPSAPPPGVVPACAEAGIVGALTGVIGTLMAMEVIKLVTGAGEPLVGRLMLYDGLAARFETLKYARRRTTGT; from the coding sequence ATGACCGATCCCCTGAGTGCGGCAGAGATCGACCGCTACCGCCGCCATATCGTACTCGCCGAAATCGGCGGCGCCGGCCAGCAGAAGCTCAAGCAGGCGAACGTGCTGATCATCGGCGCCGGCGGTCTCGGCGCACCCGTCATCCAGTACCTCGCCGCCGCCGGCATCGGCCATATCGGCGTGCTCGACGACGATACGGTGTCGCTCTCCAATCTCCAGCGCCAGATCATCCACGACACCGCCGGCATCGGCATGGCGAAGATTGCCAGCGCCGAGACCGCCGTCACCCGCCTCAATCCGCATGTGCGCTTTAGCGGTATCGCCGAGCGCCTGACGGCGGACAACGCTGCCTCGCTGCTTGCCGGATACGACATCCTTGTCGACGGTTCGGACAATTTCGACACGCGCTATGCCTCCGCCGACGCGGCCGAAGCCGCGCGCATTCCGCTCGTCACCGGCGCCGTCGGCCGGTTCGATGGCTCGCTGACCGTGCTGAAACCCTATGAACAATCCGCGGATGGCCGCCTTAACCCCGGTTACCGCGATCTTTTCCCGTCCGCCCCGCCGCCGGGCGTCGTGCCGGCCTGCGCGGAAGCCGGCATCGTCGGCGCGCTGACGGGCGTCATCGGCACGCTGATGGCAATGGAGGTGATCAAGCTCGTCACCGGCGCCGGAGAGCCGCTGGTCGGCCGCCTGATGCTCTATGACGGGCTGGCAGCAAGGTTCGAGACGCTGAAATATGCCCGGCGGCGAACCACCGGCACATGA
- a CDS encoding GNAT family N-acetyltransferase, with translation MTDVIPIDPDFGRWDDLLSLVLDAFAYMDGIIDPPSSAHRMTAASLAAKARGNRLRGSAGRNAARLHLRRPEAGSLYIGKLAVRPAFQGTGVGRLLLETAEALARERHLPVLRLETRIELVENHAAFARWGFVRTAENAHPGFTRPTSIEMRKTVA, from the coding sequence ATGACGGACGTCATCCCGATCGATCCTGATTTCGGCCGCTGGGATGATCTGCTGTCGCTCGTCCTTGACGCCTTCGCCTACATGGATGGCATCATCGATCCGCCGTCTTCCGCACACCGGATGACAGCAGCCTCGCTCGCCGCCAAAGCGCGCGGAAATCGCCTCCGTGGCTCTGCAGGGCGAAACGCTGCTCGGCTGCATCTTCGTCGTCCGGAGGCCGGATCGCTCTACATCGGCAAGCTTGCGGTCAGGCCGGCCTTTCAAGGCACGGGCGTCGGGCGGCTGTTGCTGGAAACAGCGGAGGCGCTCGCCCGCGAACGGCATCTGCCGGTGCTTCGCCTGGAGACGCGCATCGAACTTGTCGAAAATCATGCCGCCTTTGCGCGGTGGGGCTTCGTCAGGACGGCTGAAAATGCCCATCCCGGTTTTACCCGGCCCACCTCGATCGAGATGCGCAAGACAGTCGCTTAA